The Elusimicrobiota bacterium genome has a segment encoding these proteins:
- the cobT gene encoding nicotinate-nucleotide--dimethylbenzimidazole phosphoribosyltransferase, whose translation MQKIEQMINRIKPIDKSVLEATQKRLDNLTKPLGSLGRMEEIAKQIVAISGKKNPVLKNKVIFTLAGDHGIVEKGVSAYPKEVTPQMVYNFLNNGAGINVLAKHAGARVVVADLGVAEELKIKNEKLKIKKIGLGTKNFIKGPAMSSEDAVKSIEAGIELVEEELKNGLDIIGTGEMGIGNTTPSSAITSVICNLEVEKVTGKGTGIDNKTLENKINAIKKGIRKNNPNPKDGLDVLAKIGGFEIGGLAGVILAGAANRIPIVIDGFISTAAALIAVTLAPNVKDYIIAGHCSREPGHKVQLQWLGLRPTLDLDLRLGEGTGAVLAMNIVDASCKILNEMATFESAGVSTKTEQ comes from the coding sequence TTGCAAAAGATTGAACAAATGATCAACAGAATCAAGCCGATTGATAAATCGGTATTAGAAGCAACTCAAAAACGCCTGGATAACCTGACCAAACCTTTAGGCTCTTTGGGAAGAATGGAAGAGATCGCAAAACAAATTGTTGCTATAAGCGGCAAAAAAAATCCCGTTTTGAAAAACAAAGTAATATTTACCCTTGCCGGAGACCATGGCATCGTAGAAAAAGGAGTAAGCGCATACCCAAAAGAAGTTACACCGCAGATGGTTTATAATTTCCTAAATAACGGGGCAGGAATAAATGTCCTGGCAAAACACGCAGGCGCAAGAGTTGTTGTGGCAGACCTGGGCGTAGCAGAAGAATTGAAAATTAAAAATGAAAAATTGAAAATCAAAAAAATCGGGTTAGGGACAAAGAACTTTATAAAAGGCCCTGCAATGAGCAGTGAAGACGCTGTTAAATCCATAGAAGCAGGCATTGAGCTTGTTGAAGAAGAGCTTAAAAACGGCCTGGATATTATAGGAACTGGCGAGATGGGGATAGGTAATACTACGCCCTCGTCAGCTATAACTTCTGTGATTTGTAACCTTGAGGTTGAAAAAGTAACCGGCAAAGGTACCGGTATAGATAACAAAACTCTTGAAAATAAAATAAATGCAATAAAAAAAGGTATTAGAAAAAATAATCCAAATCCAAAGGATGGCCTGGATGTTCTGGCAAAAATCGGGGGCTTTGAAATCGGCGGGTTAGCCGGGGTAATTCTAGCCGGAGCTGCAAACCGCATTCCTATAGTCATTGATGGGTTTATATCCACAGCAGCGGCGCTTATTGCTGTTACTCTCGCACCCAATGTAAAGGATTACATTATTGCAGGCCACTGTTCCCGGGAACCGGGCCACAAAGTTCAACTGCAATGGCTTGGGCTTAGGCCCACCCTGGACCTTGATTTACGCCTTGGCGAAGGAACAGGTGCAGTCTTGGCAATGAATATCGTTGATGCATCCTGTAAAATATTGAACGAAATGGCAACCTTTGAAT